The following DNA comes from Gemmatimonas sp..
CGTGGAGGCACCGGAAGGCCCGCTGCGGGATCTCTTCTGTCGCCGCGCGCAGCAATCACAGGTGGCGCTGCTCATCACGGCGGTCGCAACGCTGGTGGTGGCACGGGCCGAGGACCCCCAGCTGTTCGCCGGGCTCACGCGCGGAAGCACGGCGCTGGCCATGCTCGGTACCACCGCGCTGGCCGCCGCCACCACGCTCTGGGCGCTTGCGACGCGTCGCTTCCAGCTGGCGCGCCTTGCCGCCGCCGCCCAGGCGAGCTTCATCCTCTGGGGCTGGGCATGGACGCAGTTTCCCTGGCTCCTCCCTCCCGATCGCACCATCACCGCGCTCGCCGCGCCTCGCATCACGCTGCAGCTCACGCTCGGGGCCTTGTGCGTTGGCACCGCCATCCTGCTGCCGAGCTTCGTGTATCTGTTCCGCGTCTTCAAGAGTGGCGAAACGGTCTTCGGCGCTGATCAGCCCTGAGCCCCCGGCACGACGGGCCTTACCGGAACTCCGGTTGCGGCCGTAACTTGCGGCCCATGCGCCCAGACCTCATTCGCGTGGTCCTCGTCGACGACCACCAGATCGTCCGCTCGGGACTCAAAGCCGTTCTCGCTACCGCCAAGGACATCATCGTGGTAGGCGAAGGCGGGAGCGGCAAGGATGCGCTGGTCCTCGCCGAACGGCTCGATCCGCACGTGATCGTCATGGATCTCTCCATGCCCGACATGGACGGCCTGACCGCCACCCGCGAACTGCAGAAGGCCAACGCCACGCGGACGCCGAGCCCCGACGAGCCAGCCACCCGACGTGTACTCGTCCTCACCATGCACACGGAAGACGAGCACCTCGTGGCGTTGCTGGAAGCCGGCGCCGGGGGGTATCTGCTCAAGTCGGTCGCCGATCGTGAACTCGTGGATGCCGTGCGTACCGTTGCCGCAGGCGATGTGTACGTGCAGCCCACCGCGGCACGTGCCCTCGCGCGCGGGCTGGCGAAGCGCGACGGCAACGCCGAGGAGCGAACACGCTTCGAGAAGCTCACCGACCGCGAGCAGGTGGTATTGCGCATGGTCGCCGAAGGGTACACGGCGCCGGAAATCGGTGAGCACCTCACCATTTCGCCCAAGACGGTCGACACGTACAAGCAGCGCATCGGCGAAAAGCTGGGCCTCACGCATCGCACCGACTACGTGAAATTCGCCCTCAAGCTGGGGTTGCTCAAGAACGACGCCTGATCGTCGCGCGCGCGGTCAGTCCGGAAGGCGGTCGACTGCGCGCTGCTGCGCGTCTCGGGTGAGACTCCACGCCGGGAGCGGCGGCACGGCGACATCCATCAGCGCATCACTCGACGCATAGCCGCGCTCGTCGCGCACGCGCGCGGCGATGCGGCGGCGCAGGTCGTCGATGCCCTCACCGGTCTTGCCGTCGAGTTCATCGCGATGGGCGCTGAAACGACGGCCGCTCTGCAGGCAGAACAGCTCCGTCAGGGCGATCTCGCGTGCGCACGCATCCACCCCGCGCTCGTCGATCAGCTGCTGCGTGCGTGAGATGGTGGTGCAGCGCGCGTACAGTTCGATGGCCATGTCGGCCAGGCGCTCCACCACCAGCTGCCGCTGCAGTATCTCCTTGCGGTGCGTCGTGATGGCCTGCTGCGTGGCCTTGGCGAGTTCGGCGACGTGCCGTTCCACATAGGTGGCATGCGTGCGCAGGGAGGCGTGCAGCGTGGCCTGGAAGCGATCACGTCGGCCGAACGCGCTGGCCACCTTGTCGGCCGCGTAGCCCGACACCAGTACCCAGTTCTGGATGGGGTTCTTGAGCGCACCGGCAAGCTCCTTGAGCTCCTCGGCCGGCCCTTGGATGCCGTTGAGTCCCACGAACAGACGCAGGATCTCGTTGGCGCCTTCGAAGATGCGATTGATGCGGGCATCACGCAGGTACCGCTCGTACGGCCATGGCTTCACGAAGCCTCGGCCCCCGGCCAGCTGCACCAGCTCGTCGGAGCTGCGCCACACCAGCTCACTCGCAAACACCTTCACGCAGGCGGCCTCCAGCGACGCGTCCACGGTCGTGCTGTCCAGCGCTGCAGCGAGTGCGCCCACCATCGCATCGGCGGCGTACGTCTCGCTGGCCATGGTGGCCATCTTGCGCTGCGTGATCTCGAAGCTCGCCAGCGGACCGCCGAACTGCGTGCGCGCCTCGGCGTAGCGGGTGAATTCTCCCAGCAGCTTCTTGCAGGCCGCCGTGCACCCCGATGCCAGTGACAGACGACCGGCATTGAGGGCATTCACCGCCACGCGGAAGCCCTTGCCCACCTCTCCGAGCACGTGGTCGTCGGGCACGAAGAGATCCTCGAACACGAGCTCCGCCTGCGTGGACCCACGGATGCCGAGCTTGCGGATCGTGCCATCGACGCGAAAGCCGGGCATGTCGGGACGCACGATGAAGGCGGTGGGACGCCGCACCGTTTCGCCGTTCCGCTCGAGCGGCGTCTGGGCAAAGGTGGCCACCACGCCAGCCCGCTGGCCGTTGCCAATCCAGTGCTTGCGCCCGTTGAGGACCCAGCCGGTGCCGTCGGGGTGCCGGTCGGCGCGTGTCACGATGTGCTGCGCATCCGATCCGGTTTCCGGTTCGGTCAGCGCATACGCGGCCAGCGTCTCGCCCCGCGCGAGCGCCGGCAGGTACCGCGCCTTCTGGGATTCGTTGCCGGCAATGACCAGCGCCTTGCTGCCCAGTCCGCAGTGCACGCCAATGAGTACCCCGAGCGACGCATCGATGGACGCCACGGCGCCGAACACCCGCGCATACGCGCTCGCCGACAGCCCCAGACCGCCGTACGCCGTGGGAATCGTGAGCGCCAGCAGCCCCGCGGCGGCAAAGCCCCGGATGACTTCTTCGTCGATCCCTTCCTGCTCATCGAAGCGCCGCGGGTCGATGAGCCCCGACGCGACCATCCCGTTCACCGCGTCCACCAGCCGATGCACCGTCCGCGCCTCCTCGGGATCGCGTACGTCCAGCGTGACCGGATACGGGAAGAGCAGCGATTCGTTGATGTCGCCGGCGAACAGATCACGCAGGAACGACGGCGTGGCAGCAGTGGTGGTCATGAGAAAGCCTGGAGGAATGCACACCGGGGCCGCCACATGCCGTGGCGGCCCCGGTGTGAAAGCTACTGCCTGGTACCGGGCCCGTGTGGGTCCGCGGCGGCGACCGCCTATTCGCGCCGTATCGGCACCGGCACGGGCAGCGTCACCGTGACGTTCACGCGCGTGGCCTTGCCCTGCGCCTGCCCGTTTGCGTTCAGCGCCTGCAGTGTCAGCGTGGCCGTGCCGAGCTGCAGCCCAGCCACCGACACCTGCGCTGTGGTCGTGACCGACTGCGCATTGGCCACCGCCGGATTGTCGCTGCGGATCTCGACGGTGCGGTTGCGCAGCACGTTCCCCTGGGCATCGCGCACCTCGATGGCAAAGGGCAGCGTCGCCCCCCGCGGGAGCGAGAAGGAGAGCGGGGCCACGATCGTGTCCACGGCAATCTGCTGAATGAGCAGCGACGCCTGAGCCGACCGATTCTCCGAGGTGGCGAAGATATTGACGACGCCAGCGGACACGGTGGTGACGAACCCGCTCTGGTTCACGCTGGCACGCGTGGGGTCGGAGCTGAGCCATTCCACGGGCCGATCGGTCACCTCCGTCCCCGCCGAGTCGGTGACCGTGGCCCGGAACTGCACCGTCTGCCCTTCGATCACGTTGGCCTGCAAGGGCGTGACCTGCACGGTGGCTACCGGGATGCGCGTCACCTGCAGCGTCACCGTGTCGGCGACGTTGTCGGCGCGGGCAATGATGCGCGCCGTACCGAGCGAGAGGCCGGTGACGATGCCGGCCTGCGTGACCTGGATGACCGTGGGGGTGTTCGTGCTCCACACCGGTGCCCGGCCGGTGATGGCCGTGTTGGCGGAGTCGAAGAGTGTGGCCTGGAAGGCGCGCGGGACCGCCAGCCGCAGCGAGCCGATACGCGGCGCAATCACCACCTGCGCAATGCGCGGATCGACCGCTTCTACGGTGGCGCTGCAGGTTACCGCCGGGAACTCGACCGACGACGCGGTGATGGTGGCGGTACCGGAGCGACGGGTGGTCGCGAAACCGGTCGCCGACACCGCGGCCACATTTTCATTGCTGCTCGACCATGCCACGGCGCGGCCGAGGGTGGGCACGATGTTGTTGGCGGTGTCGCGCAGCGTGAGCGTGGGCTGCACTCCCTGGCCCGTCGTCACCCGGAAACTGGTCGGCGACAACGAGCATGATCCAATCGGAATTTCCGTCACGATGACCTGCGCCTGGCCCAGCGTCTGGTCGGTCTCGGCGGTGATGACCACCGTGCCGGTACCGACGGCCGTGACGAGGCCCGCCTGGTCTACCGAGGCGATCGCCGTATTGCTCGACGTCCATCGGAAGGTGCGCCCCTGAATGATCAGGTTCGCGGCGTTGCGTGCCGTGGCCGCCAGCTGGCGCGTATTCGTGCGGCGCAGGGTGATTGCGGCCGGGTTGATGGTCACGGTGGCCGCCGCTTCCGGGGTTACGGTGACGGCCACGGCGGCGCTCTTGCCGTCGGCCACCGCCGACACGGTCGCCGTTCCCACCGACACGGCAATCACACTGCCTTCGGCCGTTACCGTGGCGACAGCCGTGTTGCTCGAGGAATAGTTGATCCGCTTGTCGGCGATGGTGTTGCCATCACAGTTGAACGCGGTGCCCACGATCGTCGCCGTGCCATTCACCGGCAGCGTCAGCGTTGCCGGCGCCACGCTGATCGTGCAGGCGCTGGGCGGCCGCAGATCGAGACAGGCGGCGGTGGTACCCAGCGTCGCCACCAGGGCGGCGGCGCCCAGCCGGCGGGCGCCACGGGAGAAGGACACAATGTGCGCTGCGACCCGCATGCAGGTCCGTCCTGGAACAAAGGAGGTGGAAAACGACGGTGCCGAAACGGCACACACCGGGAACTACTACACAAGACGCCCAGTCTCGGAACGCCGTAACCCTCACAATTGCGGCTCACCGGGCGCGTACGCTCCACTGCAACCTGACCAGACAGGCATTCCGCAGCAAGCGGCGTCAACGGCGCGCCGTAGCCATCCCTGGCTTCATCGGTCAACTTTCGCCCCCGATGCCGATTGCCCCTCTTTCCACCGGAACGAACTCTGCCCCCGCACGGGAGCGGGTAACCCATTGGGTGCTCGTGGGGGGCTGGGTCCTCGCCGCAGCGCTCCTGCGCGGGGTCCTCTCGGCGTGTGTGCCGCTGCTCCCCGACGAGACCTATTACTGGGAATGGTCCCGGCGCCTCGAGGCCGGCTACTTCGACCACCCGCCCGGCATCGCTGTGCTCATTCGTGCCGGAACCCTGCTGTTGGGCGACCGCTCTGCTGGTGTGCGGGCCGGACCGGCGCTGGCCGCACTTGCCACCCACATGGCGGCGGTCTTGTGCGCGTGGCACCTGGCCGGCCGCGGTGACGCGGGACGACTGGCCGCCCGTCGAGCGGCCATGCTGGTCACCCTGCTGCCCATCGCCACGCTGGGACTCGTGTTGGCCACCCCCGATGCCGCGCTCTTCACGACCGCCATGATTGCGCTGCTGGCCGTCGAACGGGCGCTGGCCACCCCGGTGCGCAGTTGGGCCAGCTTCCTCTGGTGGCTGCTGGCCGGGGTGGCCCTTGGTGGCGCCTTCGTGGCCAAGTACACGGCCGTACTGCTCCCCATGGGGCTCGTGATCGCCTGTCTGGTGCACCCGGCGCTGCGCCGGCGCTATGCCGATGCCGGGCCATGGGTGGCCGGAGCCGTCGCCCTTGCCCTGTTCGCCCCGGTGGTGGCGTGGAACCTGTTCAACAACTGGATTTCCTTCCGCTTCCAGTTGGGGCACGGATTCAACGCCGTGAGTCGCGGCAACCCCGTATCGCGCGAACTCGAGATGCTCGGTGCCCAGGCCGGGCTCGCCTCCCCCATCCTGTTCGGGCTCCTCACCATTGTCGTGTGGGTGGCGCTGCGAGACGGCTGGCGTACCCGCCGCACCGCCCAGCCCACCGACCTCTCGGCGCGGCGCTTCGCCCTGGCGGTGGTGGCGGTGGTGCCGCTCGGGTTCTTCGCGATCAGCGCCTGGCGGCGACCGGTGGAAGCCAATTGGCCGGCCATGATTTATCCCGCGGCCATGATGCTGCTGGCCACGAGCCCCCTGCCCGTGGCGCAGGGCGTGTGGTGGCGCCGCGGCGTCTGGCTCGCTGCGGGGCTGCTGGCCGTGGTGGCGGTGCAGGCGGCCACCCCCATCTTGCCCCTCGCGCCCAGGCGTGACCCCATTGCCCGCGCCCATGGCTGGCGCGCGCTCGCGGATTCCGTGGCCGCAGCGCGGCGGGATCCGTTCCTGAACGGCACGGTGGACCGCTGGGTCGCCGCCGATCGCTATCAGGACGCTTCGGAACTGGCCTTCCATCTCCCCGATCAGCCCACGGTGTTCTCGCTCAATCTCGGTGGGCGCACCAATCACTACGACGTGTGGCCAAACGCCTGGCAGCGCGTGCGCCCGGGCGACGGGCTGATCGTGGCCTTCGACGCCGATGCCAAGGGAGATTCCCTGGCCCGCGTGGTCGGTGGCTGGTTCAAGGCCATGCGGCCCGGCGCGCTGGTGCCGCTGCAACGCGAAGGTCGCACCGTAACCACCCGCCGGCTCTGGCTGTATCGCATCGCGCAAAACGTGCCCCGAACGAGTCCCACACACCCGGCGGTCCCGTGAACGGCGCCGTCTCCGCCGCGGCGCTCCTCGCGGTCGCCGCTGGCGGCGCGGTTGGATCGGTGGCGCGCTACCTCGCGACGCTCGCCCTCGTGCCGGCGACGGGCGCCTTCCCCGCCGGTACGCTGGTCGTGAACGTCGTGGGCTCGTTTCTCATTGGATGGTTCACCCGGTTCTTCACGGGTGACGCCACGCAGGACGTGGTTCGTCTGGCGCTTACCACCGGGTTCTGTGGCGGATTCACCACGTTCTCCACCTTCAGTGCCGAGACGCTGCAGCTGGTACAGCAGGGAAAGGGCGCCCGCGCCATTGCCTACGTGGCGCTCAGTCTCGCGCTCGGGCTGGGCGCGGCCGCCCTCGGTCTCGTGCTGGGACGCCCCCGTGCATGACGCCAACTCCCCCGACTTACCCCGAGCCTGATGCCATGACCGTCACGTCCATTCCCGCCGACCTGCTTGCGTGGTGCGATGCCAACGACGCGCGCGCGCGTGAGGAACTGTTCGCGTTCCTGCGCATTCCCTCGGTGTCGGCGCGCACCGAGCACGCCGGGGACTGTGTGGCCGCGGCGCAGTTCGTCGCCGACGCCCTGGCGCGGATCGGCTTCACCACCAGCATCGAACCCACGCCGGGACATCCCATCGTGCTCGGTGAATGGCGCGGCGCACCGGTCGGCGCGCCCACGCTGCTCATTTACGGCCACTACGACGTGCAGCCTGCGGAGCCGCTCGCGCTGTGGACCTCGCCGCCTTTCGAGCCCACGCTGCGTGACGGTCGCATCTACGCGCGCGGTGCCGTGGACGACAAGGGGCAGCTCTATCTCCACATCAAGGCGCTCGAAGCGCACCTCGCGACACGCGGCACGCTGCCCGTGAACGTGATTGTGCTCGCCGAGGGTGAGGAGGAAGTGGGGAGCGAGAACCTGGAGGCGTTTCTCGATCGTGAACGCACGCGTCTGGCCTGCGACGCCGTGGTGATTTCCGATAGCACGATGTTCGCGCCCGGCATCC
Coding sequences within:
- a CDS encoding response regulator transcription factor; protein product: MRPDLIRVVLVDDHQIVRSGLKAVLATAKDIIVVGEGGSGKDALVLAERLDPHVIVMDLSMPDMDGLTATRELQKANATRTPSPDEPATRRVLVLTMHTEDEHLVALLEAGAGGYLLKSVADRELVDAVRTVAAGDVYVQPTAARALARGLAKRDGNAEERTRFEKLTDREQVVLRMVAEGYTAPEIGEHLTISPKTVDTYKQRIGEKLGLTHRTDYVKFALKLGLLKNDA
- a CDS encoding glycosyltransferase family 39 protein, with translation MPIAPLSTGTNSAPARERVTHWVLVGGWVLAAALLRGVLSACVPLLPDETYYWEWSRRLEAGYFDHPPGIAVLIRAGTLLLGDRSAGVRAGPALAALATHMAAVLCAWHLAGRGDAGRLAARRAAMLVTLLPIATLGLVLATPDAALFTTAMIALLAVERALATPVRSWASFLWWLLAGVALGGAFVAKYTAVLLPMGLVIACLVHPALRRRYADAGPWVAGAVALALFAPVVAWNLFNNWISFRFQLGHGFNAVSRGNPVSRELEMLGAQAGLASPILFGLLTIVVWVALRDGWRTRRTAQPTDLSARRFALAVVAVVPLGFFAISAWRRPVEANWPAMIYPAAMMLLATSPLPVAQGVWWRRGVWLAAGLLAVVAVQAATPILPLAPRRDPIARAHGWRALADSVAAARRDPFLNGTVDRWVAADRYQDASELAFHLPDQPTVFSLNLGGRTNHYDVWPNAWQRVRPGDGLIVAFDADAKGDSLARVVGGWFKAMRPGALVPLQREGRTVTTRRLWLYRIAQNVPRTSPTHPAVP
- the crcB gene encoding fluoride efflux transporter CrcB — encoded protein: MNGAVSAAALLAVAAGGAVGSVARYLATLALVPATGAFPAGTLVVNVVGSFLIGWFTRFFTGDATQDVVRLALTTGFCGGFTTFSTFSAETLQLVQQGKGARAIAYVALSLALGLGAAALGLVLGRPRA
- a CDS encoding acyl-CoA dehydrogenase family protein; amino-acid sequence: MTTTAATPSFLRDLFAGDINESLLFPYPVTLDVRDPEEARTVHRLVDAVNGMVASGLIDPRRFDEQEGIDEEVIRGFAAAGLLALTIPTAYGGLGLSASAYARVFGAVASIDASLGVLIGVHCGLGSKALVIAGNESQKARYLPALARGETLAAYALTEPETGSDAQHIVTRADRHPDGTGWVLNGRKHWIGNGQRAGVVATFAQTPLERNGETVRRPTAFIVRPDMPGFRVDGTIRKLGIRGSTQAELVFEDLFVPDDHVLGEVGKGFRVAVNALNAGRLSLASGCTAACKKLLGEFTRYAEARTQFGGPLASFEITQRKMATMASETYAADAMVGALAAALDSTTVDASLEAACVKVFASELVWRSSDELVQLAGGRGFVKPWPYERYLRDARINRIFEGANEILRLFVGLNGIQGPAEELKELAGALKNPIQNWVLVSGYAADKVASAFGRRDRFQATLHASLRTHATYVERHVAELAKATQQAITTHRKEILQRQLVVERLADMAIELYARCTTISRTQQLIDERGVDACAREIALTELFCLQSGRRFSAHRDELDGKTGEGIDDLRRRIAARVRDERGYASSDALMDVAVPPLPAWSLTRDAQQRAVDRLPD
- a CDS encoding Ig-like domain-containing protein, whose protein sequence is MSFSRGARRLGAAALVATLGTTAACLDLRPPSACTISVAPATLTLPVNGTATIVGTAFNCDGNTIADKRINYSSSNTAVATVTAEGSVIAVSVGTATVSAVADGKSAAVAVTVTPEAAATVTINPAAITLRRTNTRQLAATARNAANLIIQGRTFRWTSSNTAIASVDQAGLVTAVGTGTVVITAETDQTLGQAQVIVTEIPIGSCSLSPTSFRVTTGQGVQPTLTLRDTANNIVPTLGRAVAWSSSNENVAAVSATGFATTRRSGTATITASSVEFPAVTCSATVEAVDPRIAQVVIAPRIGSLRLAVPRAFQATLFDSANTAITGRAPVWSTNTPTVIQVTQAGIVTGLSLGTARIIARADNVADTVTLQVTRIPVATVQVTPLQANVIEGQTVQFRATVTDSAGTEVTDRPVEWLSSDPTRASVNQSGFVTTVSAGVVNIFATSENRSAQASLLIQQIAVDTIVAPLSFSLPRGATLPFAIEVRDAQGNVLRNRTVEIRSDNPAVANAQSVTTTAQVSVAGLQLGTATLTLQALNANGQAQGKATRVNVTVTLPVPVPIRRE